A single uncultured Acetobacterium sp. DNA region contains:
- the gltB gene encoding glutamate synthase large subunit — MRMKHTNLPPKQGLYDPAFEHDACGIGAIVHIKGKKSHDIVQQALTTLVNLQHRGGRGSEQNTGDGAGILIQIPHQFLEKAAIKEGFSLPQPGDYGLGMLFMPTDAGERSQCEKILADIIEAEGQTLLGWRDVPVDLCDLGKTAVESMPFLKQVFIKKNPAITDAMEFERKLYTIRKQVEKLTKKKKLSFYAASFSSRTVVYKGMLTEDQVGEFYLDLQDPDVTTAIAMVHSRFSTNTFPSWERAHPNRYVIHNGEINTLRGNVNWMYARQSMLQSPLFGNELEKTFPVVDTDGSDSSIFDNTFEFLSLTGRSLAHSAMMMIPEPWSKHQTMSPEKKAFYNYHSRMLEPWDGPAAIAFTDGIRLGAVLDRNGLRPSRYYVTKDDMVILSSEVGVLDIPPENILCKERLKPGRMLMIDTEKGEIINDEDLKYSVASQEPYAKWIAEHNITLDMLPEPKTKITADKETLVQRQKTFGYTYEDLKALIIPMAKDGVDPIGAMGNDIPLAVLSDKSQVLFNYFKQMFAQVTNPPIDALREELITGTEVYLGGEGNLINPLPQSCHQVSLDMPILSNEDLEKIRELSDPLIKTITLSTLFESNTGGDGLEKALEALFAAADKAIADGNTIIVLSDRGVDAKMVPIPSALAISGLHHHLIKNLTRTRVSLIVESGEPREVHHFAVLIGYGATAINPYLAFETVENLIEKGLLTDVAYEKAVKTYIKTVSKGVIKVLSKMGISTILSYHGAQIFEAVGINSDVIEKYFTRTPSRIEGIGINEIARESQMRHDEAYTNPFADADSLESGGNFQWRADGEYHTYNPEAVYKLQTACRNADYQTYQEYTSLINEQSQRTCTLRGMMTFKDLQPISIDEVESVESICTRFKTGAMSYGSLSSEAHESLAIAMNRIGGKSNTGEGGEDPERHIPLHNGDSRLSAIKQVASGRFGVTSHYLSSAKEIQIKMAQGAKPGEGGQLPGRKVYPWVAKTRFSTPGVGLISPPPHHDIYSIEDLAELIHDLKNANREAKINVKLVSEVGVGTIAAGVAKAKADVILISGYDGGTGASPRTSIRHAGLPWELGLAETHQTLVLNNLRTRVKVETDGKLLTGKDLAVATLLGAEEYGFATAPLVILGCVMMRVCHLDTCPVGIATQNPKLRARFTGDPGHIVNFMKFIAQELREIMAELGFRTIDEMVGRSDKLEMNDAIDHWKTKGLDFSSILYQPKVPEGGGLYCQMEQNHNIEKSKDITELLELCQPALEKAEKVDITTTIKNVNRVVGTIVGNEVTKRYGEAGLPEDTITLNLTGSSGQSLGAFIPKGITIKLEGDANDYFGKGLSGGKMVIYPPKESTFVPEDNIIIGNVAFYGATQGEAYIRGAAGERFCVRNSGVTAVVESVGDHGCEYMTGGKIVILGKTGRNFAAGMSGGVAYVLDLDESFIECCNAEMVDLVKITDAAELTELKDLITKHRDYTNSALAQKILDDFDTYAKKFTKVLPRDYKRMLDAMERVKAQGLTGDDALMAAFDENNRDLSRVSGN; from the coding sequence ATGCGTATGAAACACACTAATTTACCACCAAAGCAGGGACTCTACGATCCTGCTTTCGAACATGATGCCTGTGGCATCGGAGCCATTGTACATATTAAAGGAAAGAAATCCCACGATATCGTCCAACAGGCTTTAACGACACTTGTCAACTTACAGCACCGTGGCGGACGAGGTTCTGAACAAAATACCGGTGATGGCGCCGGGATCCTAATTCAGATCCCCCACCAGTTTTTAGAAAAAGCTGCGATTAAAGAAGGTTTTTCTTTACCTCAACCTGGTGATTACGGTTTGGGGATGCTATTTATGCCCACTGATGCCGGCGAAAGAAGCCAGTGCGAAAAAATACTGGCCGATATCATCGAAGCAGAAGGGCAAACACTTCTTGGCTGGCGTGATGTTCCCGTCGATCTCTGTGATCTCGGAAAAACCGCCGTTGAAAGCATGCCTTTTCTCAAACAGGTATTTATAAAGAAAAACCCGGCGATTACAGATGCCATGGAATTTGAACGCAAGCTTTACACCATCCGAAAACAGGTCGAAAAACTTACCAAGAAGAAAAAACTTTCTTTTTATGCGGCCAGCTTTTCTTCACGAACCGTTGTTTATAAAGGGATGCTGACAGAAGACCAGGTTGGTGAGTTCTATCTGGATCTTCAGGACCCGGATGTAACCACTGCCATTGCCATGGTTCATTCCCGTTTCAGCACCAACACCTTTCCTAGCTGGGAAAGAGCTCATCCGAATCGTTATGTCATCCATAATGGTGAGATTAACACGTTGCGTGGTAATGTCAACTGGATGTATGCCCGTCAATCCATGCTGCAAAGCCCACTTTTCGGCAACGAACTGGAAAAAACCTTCCCGGTTGTTGACACCGATGGCAGTGACTCGTCAATCTTTGACAATACCTTTGAATTTTTGAGCTTAACCGGACGTTCCCTGGCCCATAGCGCCATGATGATGATCCCGGAACCCTGGTCTAAACATCAAACCATGAGTCCAGAGAAAAAAGCCTTTTATAACTATCATTCCAGAATGTTAGAACCTTGGGATGGTCCTGCTGCCATCGCATTCACCGACGGTATCCGTCTGGGAGCGGTTCTTGACCGAAATGGTTTGAGACCTTCCCGTTACTATGTTACCAAAGACGATATGGTTATTCTGTCCTCTGAAGTTGGCGTGCTAGATATTCCCCCAGAAAACATTCTCTGTAAAGAGCGGTTAAAACCGGGTCGAATGCTGATGATTGATACTGAAAAAGGTGAAATTATCAATGATGAGGACCTGAAATATTCAGTAGCTTCTCAAGAACCTTATGCAAAATGGATTGCTGAACATAATATCACTCTGGACATGCTTCCTGAACCTAAAACAAAAATAACAGCTGACAAAGAAACCCTGGTTCAGCGTCAAAAAACATTTGGCTATACCTATGAAGATTTAAAAGCGCTGATCATCCCCATGGCCAAAGACGGTGTCGATCCGATTGGCGCAATGGGTAATGATATTCCCCTGGCAGTCTTGTCCGACAAATCTCAGGTGCTCTTTAATTACTTCAAGCAAATGTTTGCCCAGGTAACCAATCCGCCGATTGATGCCCTCCGGGAAGAATTGATTACCGGAACTGAAGTATATCTCGGCGGCGAAGGCAATCTGATTAACCCATTACCCCAAAGCTGCCACCAGGTCAGCCTGGACATGCCCATTCTCAGTAATGAAGATTTAGAAAAAATCAGAGAGCTCAGCGATCCACTGATCAAAACGATCACCTTATCAACCCTGTTTGAAAGCAATACCGGTGGTGATGGCCTGGAAAAAGCTCTGGAAGCTCTTTTTGCAGCTGCTGATAAAGCCATTGCCGATGGTAACACCATTATTGTTCTTTCAGACCGCGGCGTGGATGCAAAGATGGTTCCAATTCCCTCGGCCCTGGCAATTTCAGGACTACATCATCACTTAATCAAAAACCTGACCCGAACCAGAGTCAGTTTGATTGTCGAATCCGGTGAACCGCGAGAAGTTCATCATTTTGCTGTTTTAATCGGTTATGGCGCAACGGCGATCAATCCATACCTAGCTTTTGAAACCGTGGAAAACCTGATTGAAAAAGGCCTATTAACTGATGTCGCTTATGAAAAAGCGGTCAAAACCTATATCAAAACCGTCAGCAAAGGCGTTATTAAAGTGCTGTCAAAAATGGGAATCTCGACTATTTTAAGTTATCATGGTGCCCAGATTTTTGAAGCCGTCGGGATTAATTCCGATGTTATTGAAAAATACTTTACCCGAACCCCATCCCGAATTGAAGGGATTGGCATCAATGAAATTGCCCGGGAATCGCAAATGCGTCATGACGAAGCCTATACTAATCCATTTGCCGATGCAGACTCCCTTGAATCCGGCGGAAATTTCCAATGGCGAGCTGATGGCGAGTATCATACGTATAATCCCGAAGCAGTTTACAAACTGCAGACCGCCTGCCGCAATGCCGATTATCAAACCTATCAGGAATATACCAGCCTGATTAATGAACAAAGTCAACGTACTTGTACCTTAAGAGGAATGATGACCTTTAAAGACCTTCAGCCAATTTCCATTGACGAGGTTGAATCGGTGGAAAGTATTTGTACCCGTTTTAAAACTGGTGCCATGTCCTATGGTTCTTTGAGCAGCGAAGCCCATGAAAGCCTGGCCATCGCCATGAACCGAATTGGCGGAAAAAGCAATACCGGTGAAGGTGGCGAAGATCCCGAACGACATATTCCCTTGCACAACGGTGATTCACGACTCAGTGCCATTAAACAGGTAGCTTCCGGACGCTTTGGTGTCACCAGCCATTACTTGTCCAGTGCCAAAGAAATCCAGATCAAAATGGCTCAAGGTGCAAAACCAGGTGAAGGTGGTCAGCTGCCGGGACGTAAAGTTTATCCATGGGTAGCCAAAACACGTTTCTCTACCCCAGGGGTGGGACTGATTTCTCCACCGCCTCACCATGATATTTATTCGATTGAGGATTTGGCCGAACTGATCCACGATTTAAAAAATGCCAACCGTGAAGCAAAAATTAATGTCAAACTGGTTTCTGAAGTCGGCGTTGGCACCATTGCCGCCGGCGTTGCTAAAGCCAAGGCTGATGTTATTCTGATCAGCGGTTATGACGGCGGGACTGGAGCTTCACCTCGAACCAGTATCCGTCATGCTGGTCTGCCCTGGGAACTGGGTCTGGCCGAAACCCATCAAACCCTGGTGCTCAATAATTTACGAACCCGAGTTAAGGTTGAAACTGATGGGAAACTGTTAACCGGTAAGGATTTAGCTGTTGCTACCTTACTGGGTGCGGAAGAATACGGATTCGCTACTGCACCGCTGGTTATTCTTGGCTGTGTGATGATGCGAGTTTGCCATCTGGATACCTGTCCAGTGGGGATTGCGACCCAAAACCCTAAACTTCGCGCACGGTTTACCGGTGATCCGGGACACATTGTTAATTTCATGAAGTTTATTGCCCAGGAACTCCGGGAAATCATGGCTGAACTTGGTTTCCGAACCATTGATGAAATGGTCGGCCGTTCTGATAAACTGGAAATGAACGATGCCATTGATCACTGGAAAACAAAAGGCCTGGATTTCTCCAGTATTCTTTATCAACCAAAAGTTCCTGAAGGTGGCGGTTTATACTGCCAAATGGAACAAAACCATAACATCGAAAAATCCAAGGATATCACTGAACTGCTGGAGCTGTGTCAACCAGCCCTTGAAAAAGCTGAAAAAGTTGATATCACTACCACCATCAAAAATGTTAACCGGGTTGTCGGTACCATCGTTGGTAATGAAGTTACCAAACGTTATGGTGAAGCCGGTTTACCCGAAGACACCATTACCCTTAATCTAACCGGTTCTTCCGGCCAGAGTTTGGGTGCCTTTATCCCTAAAGGGATTACCATCAAACTCGAGGGAGATGCCAATGACTACTTTGGAAAAGGTTTATCCGGCGGAAAAATGGTTATTTATCCACCAAAAGAATCCACCTTTGTTCCTGAAGACAATATCATCATTGGCAATGTAGCCTTCTACGGCGCAACCCAGGGTGAAGCATACATCCGAGGAGCAGCTGGCGAACGTTTCTGTGTCAGAAACAGTGGGGTTACCGCAGTGGTTGAATCAGTCGGTGATCACGGTTGTGAATATATGACTGGTGGAAAAATTGTCATTCTTGGTAAAACCGGACGAAACTTTGCCGCTGGGATGTCCGGTGGGGTCGCCTATGTTCTGGATCTGGATGAAAGCTTTATTGAATGCTGCAACGCTGAAATGGTTGATCTGGTTAAGATTACCGATGCGGCTGAACTGACTGAACTCAAAGATCTAATCACGAAACACCGCGATTATACTAACAGTGCGCTGGCTCAGAAAATTCTGGATGACTTTGATACCTATGCGAAAAAGTTTACCAAGGTTTTACCTCGAGATTATAAACGCATGCTGGATGCTATGGAACGGGTTAAAGCTCAGGGTCTTACCGGCGACGACGCCTTAATGGCAGCTTTTGATGAAAATAACCGGGATCTGTCCCGGGTTAGCGGAAATTAG
- a CDS encoding HD domain-containing phosphohydrolase, giving the protein MKSVNHMFKQRVIEGMLFIRKMFRRLNINPSDDETISNADRDLNYLKNQLFYTVAFYFIILGPILFFYGAYLFYQEGKFVVATIEFALYFLSLVVLINQRININIKKIYLISMGYFASLLVLIVAGPMGAGMVCVMVVLVLSGSLLEKKQTFIFIVLNFFSFMVITILLAVGFFHEFTINDYGTRWPIVSLSSQVLGIGLLFLIQTIYNGLVNQAKIIVRSKETIQESEQKYRYLSYHDHLTGLYNRLFWEEEQKRIDMENQLPISVIVGDINGIKLMNDAFGHEAGDRIILETAKIMEACCHNNEVVARTGGDEFSILLPKTTREMALKCMSEIKQSFRLYNRRILNEAFHINVALGTGTKETPYGNLKETIKTAEMHMNQRKLLEQRSSHSAIISSIKATMYEKSHETEEHSERLAALSRKVGEALHLSQMELDNLELLATLHDIGKVGIDDRILGKPEKLNDEEWIEMKKHPEIGYRIAVASPELVLISEYILSHHEHWDGSGYPKGLTGEDIPLLSRIIGITDAYDAMTENRVYQRATDKESALREIEKNAGSQFDPEIVALFIKIMKETEGIDPGRKKR; this is encoded by the coding sequence ATGAAAAGTGTGAATCACATGTTCAAACAAAGGGTCATTGAGGGAATGCTGTTCATAAGAAAAATGTTCAGACGTCTAAACATCAACCCTTCCGATGATGAAACAATCAGTAATGCGGATAGAGATCTCAATTATTTAAAAAATCAGCTGTTTTATACAGTAGCATTCTATTTTATTATTCTAGGTCCGATACTTTTCTTTTATGGTGCCTATTTATTTTATCAAGAAGGTAAATTTGTTGTAGCCACTATTGAGTTTGCATTATATTTTCTTTCGTTGGTGGTGCTCATCAATCAAAGAATTAATATCAATATTAAAAAAATATATCTTATCAGTATGGGTTATTTTGCCAGTTTGCTGGTACTCATTGTTGCTGGACCCATGGGGGCTGGGATGGTATGTGTGATGGTGGTGCTGGTTTTATCGGGTTCACTGTTAGAAAAGAAACAAACTTTTATATTTATTGTTTTAAACTTCTTTTCATTTATGGTGATTACTATATTACTGGCAGTTGGATTCTTTCATGAATTTACGATCAATGATTATGGGACCAGATGGCCGATTGTTTCGTTAAGCAGTCAGGTTTTAGGAATTGGCTTACTGTTTCTGATTCAAACCATTTATAATGGACTGGTGAATCAAGCGAAAATAATTGTCAGGTCCAAAGAAACGATCCAGGAGAGCGAACAGAAATATCGCTATCTCAGTTATCATGATCATTTGACGGGGTTATACAACCGGTTGTTCTGGGAAGAAGAACAGAAACGAATTGATATGGAGAATCAACTGCCCATCTCAGTAATCGTTGGTGATATTAATGGGATCAAACTAATGAATGATGCCTTTGGTCACGAAGCTGGCGATCGAATTATTTTGGAAACAGCAAAAATTATGGAAGCTTGTTGTCATAATAATGAAGTGGTGGCCAGAACCGGTGGGGATGAATTCAGCATCCTGTTGCCTAAAACAACACGAGAAATGGCATTAAAATGTATGTCGGAAATAAAACAATCGTTTCGCTTGTACAATCGACGTATTCTGAATGAGGCCTTCCATATCAATGTTGCGCTAGGAACCGGAACAAAAGAAACACCCTATGGCAATTTGAAAGAAACCATCAAAACAGCAGAAATGCATATGAATCAAAGAAAGCTTTTAGAGCAGCGGAGTTCACACAGTGCGATTATTTCTTCTATCAAGGCAACGATGTATGAAAAAAGCCATGAAACAGAAGAACATTCGGAACGATTAGCAGCCTTATCCAGGAAGGTTGGTGAAGCATTGCATTTATCACAAATGGAGCTGGATAATCTCGAACTGTTGGCGACCCTTCATGACATTGGCAAGGTGGGGATTGATGACCGCATTTTAGGAAAACCGGAAAAACTGAATGATGAGGAGTGGATTGAAATGAAAAAACATCCAGAGATCGGATATCGTATCGCAGTTGCTTCCCCGGAGCTGGTGTTAATTTCAGAATATATTCTCAGTCATCATGAACATTGGGATGGCAGCGGGTATCCTAAGGGTCTGACCGGAGAAGACATTCCGCTTTTGTCGCGCATCATCGGCATTACCGATGCCTATGATGCCATGACTGAAAACCGCGTCTATCAACGTGCAACAGATAAAGAATCCGCATTAAGAGAAATTGAGAAAAATGCCGGATCTCAGTTTGATCCTGAAATCGTAGCATTGTTTATAAAAATTATGAAAGAAACAGAAGGCATTGATCCCGGACGTAAAAAGCGATAA
- a CDS encoding alpha/beta hydrolase, with the protein MVKVEDIKLSYRIYGDGYPLLLIMGYGGTMNLWEERLLRSFSKKYKVIVFDNRGMGKTSSGHKPFTIEQFADDTYELMSALNIEKAHVLGWSMGASIAQELALRHPENVNKLILYASLCHPEIFPPEPEVLSKLENSLGASTEKGNDWLRLIFPATWIKHNQDRIREIFQRPLGNMNSETIIKQAEAINKWEGTCNRIPFLHHETLVIDGNDDLILPSKNSEYLASKLPNSKLVLIAEAGHALMFQYPDKFSLIINMFLD; encoded by the coding sequence ATGGTAAAAGTTGAAGACATTAAGTTAAGCTACCGAATTTACGGAGACGGGTATCCTCTGCTTTTAATAATGGGTTATGGGGGTACCATGAATTTATGGGAAGAACGGCTCCTTCGTTCATTTTCTAAAAAATACAAGGTCATTGTATTTGATAACCGTGGCATGGGAAAAACCAGTTCGGGTCATAAGCCGTTTACAATTGAGCAATTTGCTGATGATACCTATGAATTGATGAGTGCCTTGAATATCGAAAAAGCCCATGTCCTGGGATGGTCCATGGGTGCTTCGATTGCTCAGGAATTAGCTCTGAGGCATCCTGAAAACGTTAACAAATTGATCCTTTATGCTTCTCTATGTCATCCTGAAATTTTCCCCCCAGAACCGGAAGTTTTATCCAAACTTGAAAATTCATTAGGTGCTTCTACTGAAAAAGGGAACGATTGGTTGCGTCTTATTTTTCCGGCAACCTGGATCAAGCATAATCAAGATCGGATTCGGGAAATATTTCAACGGCCATTAGGGAATATGAATTCGGAAACGATTATCAAACAGGCCGAGGCCATTAATAAATGGGAAGGAACCTGTAACCGAATACCCTTTCTCCACCACGAAACCCTGGTTATTGACGGAAATGATGATTTGATTTTGCCCTCGAAAAATTCCGAATATCTGGCCAGTAAACTTCCTAACTCCAAACTCGTTTTAATTGCTGAAGCTGGGCATGCCTTAATGTTTCAATATCCTGATAAATTCAGCTTAATTATTAACATGTTTCTCGACTAG
- a CDS encoding glutamate synthase subunit beta, whose product MGKSTGFLEYTREVPKDREPLERIKDWQEFHLELPEEVQQIQGARCMDCGVPYCHSGMMIAGGASGCPIHNLIPEWNDMIYKGLWKEALVRLLKTNNFPEFTGRVCPAPCEGACTVGLNEPQVTIKTNECAIIDHAFKEGWIAANPPKNRTDKKIAVVGSGPAGLACAAELNKAGHNVTVYERADRIGGLLMYGIPNMKLDKIDVVQRRVDLMTAEGINFVTGTEVGKDYSVADLKADYDAVVLCCGATKPRDLPVEGRNLKGVDFAIDFLSANTKSLLDSNLADGNYTSAKDKHVVIIGGGDTGTDCVATSIRHGCKSVLQLEIMPKPPTTRAEGNPWPEWPKTYKLDYGQEEAVAIYGNDPRQYCTTTKRIVGDADGNVTAVHTVEIEWVADETGRMTMTEIAGTEKILPADIVLLAMGFLGPDDQLVDQLSLERDPRSNIKADYGVYQTSADSIFAAGDVRRGQSLVVWAINEGREAARACHAYLETK is encoded by the coding sequence ATGGGAAAATCAACAGGATTTTTAGAATATACACGCGAAGTACCCAAAGATCGGGAACCTCTCGAACGGATTAAAGATTGGCAGGAATTCCATTTGGAGCTTCCAGAAGAAGTCCAACAAATACAAGGAGCCCGCTGTATGGATTGCGGCGTTCCCTACTGCCATTCCGGGATGATGATCGCCGGCGGTGCTTCTGGCTGCCCGATTCATAATTTAATTCCAGAATGGAATGATATGATTTATAAAGGTTTATGGAAAGAGGCTTTAGTCCGACTCCTTAAGACCAACAATTTTCCAGAATTCACTGGACGGGTTTGCCCCGCTCCCTGTGAAGGTGCCTGCACCGTCGGCCTGAACGAGCCTCAGGTTACCATTAAAACCAATGAATGCGCGATTATTGACCACGCTTTTAAAGAAGGCTGGATTGCCGCAAATCCACCGAAAAATCGCACGGACAAGAAAATCGCCGTTGTCGGTTCTGGCCCGGCCGGACTGGCCTGTGCTGCTGAGCTGAACAAAGCCGGCCATAATGTTACGGTCTACGAACGGGCTGATCGCATTGGCGGACTATTAATGTATGGCATTCCCAATATGAAACTAGACAAAATTGATGTGGTTCAGCGCCGGGTCGACCTGATGACCGCTGAAGGCATCAACTTTGTCACCGGCACTGAGGTCGGTAAAGATTATTCCGTTGCTGATCTTAAAGCTGATTATGATGCCGTCGTTTTATGTTGCGGTGCCACCAAACCCCGGGACTTGCCGGTAGAAGGTCGAAACCTCAAAGGCGTTGATTTTGCGATTGACTTTTTATCAGCGAATACCAAAAGCCTGTTGGATTCCAATTTAGCCGATGGCAACTATACCTCAGCAAAAGACAAGCATGTGGTCATTATCGGCGGTGGTGACACCGGGACCGACTGTGTTGCCACCTCCATCCGTCATGGCTGTAAAAGCGTACTACAATTGGAAATTATGCCGAAGCCACCGACAACCCGGGCGGAAGGGAATCCCTGGCCGGAATGGCCCAAAACCTATAAACTGGATTATGGCCAGGAAGAAGCGGTCGCTATTTATGGCAACGATCCCCGCCAATACTGCACCACCACTAAAAGAATAGTAGGCGATGCCGATGGCAATGTGACCGCAGTACACACCGTCGAAATCGAATGGGTTGCCGATGAAACCGGCCGAATGACCATGACAGAAATTGCCGGAACTGAGAAAATCTTACCGGCCGATATTGTTTTACTGGCCATGGGATTCCTGGGACCGGATGATCAATTGGTTGACCAATTGAGCCTGGAACGGGATCCTCGTTCCAATATCAAAGCCGATTACGGTGTTTACCAGACCAGTGCCGACAGTATTTTTGCTGCCGGTGATGTCCGCCGCGGCCAAAGCCTGGTTGTCTGGGCGATTAACGAAGGCCGTGAAGCAGCGAGAGCCTGCCATGCTTATTTAGAAACAAAATAA
- a CDS encoding DUF2252 domain-containing protein, protein MLYGLTKSQILPNAKDSRNNGKAVRDKIPFSTHAVFNPVNRDPVAIIDEQNKNRLPDLLALRKERMSVSPFTYYRGTAIIMANDLAGQTVTGSQLVICGDAHIGNFGLYASPERHLIFELNDFDEAAPGPWEWDLKRLVTSIILAGEDLGFNKDQIHDAALQASTYYRLGLRAIMNITSLERYFVSGDEKLFLDSFSKSSRMSFEKITEKAKKRTSDQVIKKTTQADQFGRRIFIENPPVLTHLEPQMVLQVEKNYNHYLKSVRPDVKLLLSQHILTDVARRVVGVGSVGTQCFLLVLTCEDESHLVLQIKQANESVISRFNRPNFTTPDTLSTKHGHGYRVVSHQQILQSASDPFLGHFQTENGLDFYVRQFRDMKGSIELDTLNYDAFKQYVTDCGVVLARAHAQSRNANWVTGYLGSSDEFDHAIVKWCDAYAKQIYRDFEIYKKS, encoded by the coding sequence ATGCTTTATGGACTCACCAAGAGCCAGATCCTACCCAATGCCAAAGATAGCCGTAACAATGGTAAGGCAGTCCGAGATAAAATCCCTTTTTCAACCCATGCGGTATTTAACCCGGTGAATCGCGATCCGGTTGCCATCATTGACGAACAGAATAAAAATCGATTGCCGGATCTGCTGGCTTTAAGAAAAGAACGCATGTCCGTATCACCTTTTACCTACTATCGGGGTACCGCCATTATCATGGCAAATGATCTGGCCGGTCAAACAGTTACGGGTTCTCAACTTGTTATTTGTGGGGATGCCCATATCGGTAACTTCGGACTCTATGCGTCACCTGAAAGACATCTGATTTTCGAACTCAACGATTTTGATGAAGCTGCCCCAGGACCCTGGGAATGGGATCTCAAACGCCTGGTGACCAGCATTATCCTTGCCGGTGAAGATCTGGGTTTTAATAAAGACCAGATTCATGATGCGGCTCTTCAAGCCAGCACCTATTATCGACTGGGCCTTCGGGCCATTATGAACATCACTTCACTGGAGCGATATTTTGTCAGTGGCGATGAAAAATTATTCTTAGATAGTTTTTCTAAATCTTCCCGGATGTCTTTTGAAAAAATTACTGAAAAAGCCAAAAAACGCACCTCCGATCAGGTAATCAAAAAAACAACTCAGGCTGACCAATTTGGACGCCGGATTTTTATTGAAAATCCGCCAGTGCTTACCCATCTTGAGCCCCAAATGGTCTTACAGGTGGAAAAAAATTATAACCATTATTTAAAAAGTGTGCGACCCGATGTCAAATTGCTCCTCTCCCAGCACATTCTGACCGATGTGGCGCGTCGGGTCGTTGGCGTTGGTAGTGTGGGTACCCAGTGCTTTCTGCTAGTACTTACTTGTGAGGATGAAAGTCACTTAGTCTTACAAATCAAACAAGCTAACGAATCGGTAATTTCACGGTTTAATCGACCGAATTTTACAACCCCGGATACCCTCTCCACTAAACACGGTCATGGTTACCGCGTTGTCAGTCATCAGCAAATTCTTCAATCCGCGTCGGATCCCTTCCTTGGTCACTTTCAGACCGAGAACGGGCTGGACTTTTATGTCCGTCAATTTCGCGATATGAAAGGATCGATTGAACTGGATACCCTTAATTATGATGCCTTTAAACAATATGTTACCGATTGCGGTGTCGTTCTGGCTCGGGCTCATGCTCAAAGCCGGAATGCCAACTGGGTTACCGGCTATCTGGGCAGCTCAGATGAATTTGATCAT
- a CDS encoding DUF389 domain-containing protein → MIDYLKNGLFNIKSDQMDANAIHESIVAGVKLKGAPLIILFCAIIVASVGLNTNSTAVIIGAMLISPLMNPIIAMGYSLATYDGLLLRNAAINFLIQIIIALIGASIYFSLTPIHEATSELMARTGPSFFDMLIAFFGGTAGVIGITRKEKTNVIPGVAIATALMPPMCTVGYGIANSNPNYIFPAAYLFLINAFFIMLATFAFCKLLQLKQAEVVKERFNKILKRGIIIGMILITIPAAVSAGYVAVDSIMNNTLTGKVQSFVNTEVNSSTATTMRATIDPETKNLRLDLIGDVYEPEQIDTMTAAMDHYGLGDYHLEVVQDIRTTLFNYFENVNSSGILDGEIVIV, encoded by the coding sequence ATGATTGATTATCTTAAAAATGGTTTATTCAATATCAAATCCGATCAAATGGATGCCAATGCCATCCATGAAAGTATTGTCGCCGGCGTTAAGCTAAAGGGTGCGCCGCTGATTATACTTTTTTGTGCAATTATTGTCGCATCTGTTGGTCTGAACACCAATTCAACCGCAGTCATTATCGGTGCGATGCTAATATCACCGTTAATGAACCCGATTATTGCCATGGGTTACAGTCTCGCAACCTATGATGGATTACTGCTGCGAAATGCGGCCATTAATTTCCTGATCCAAATTATCATTGCTTTAATTGGCGCTTCGATTTATTTTTCACTGACACCTATTCATGAAGCAACCAGCGAATTAATGGCCAGAACAGGCCCTTCTTTTTTTGATATGCTGATCGCATTTTTTGGTGGAACCGCAGGGGTTATCGGTATAACCCGAAAAGAGAAAACCAATGTCATCCCGGGAGTGGCCATTGCCACGGCGTTAATGCCACCAATGTGTACCGTTGGTTATGGGATCGCCAACAGTAATCCAAATTATATTTTTCCGGCCGCTTATTTGTTTCTGATCAATGCTTTTTTTATCATGCTGGCCACCTTTGCCTTTTGTAAGTTGCTCCAACTCAAACAGGCTGAGGTGGTTAAAGAGCGTTTCAACAAGATCTTGAAGCGAGGGATCATTATCGGGATGATTTTGATCACCATTCCAGCGGCGGTTTCTGCGGGATATGTAGCCGTTGACTCAATTATGAATAATACCTTAACCGGTAAAGTGCAATCATTTGTAAATACGGAGGTGAATTCATCGACAGCCACGACTATGCGAGCAACCATTGACCCGGAGACAAAAAATCTGCGGCTGGATCTGATCGGTGATGTTTATGAGCCTGAGCAGATCGATACGATGACAGCAGCAATGGATCACTATGGATTGGGAGATTATCACCTGGAAGTCGTTCAGGATATCAGGACGACACTCTTTAATTATTTTGAAAATGTGAATAGCTCCGGGATTCTGGATGGTGAGATAGTAATTGTTTAA